AAAGAATTTCCGATGCTTAACTCCTCTTGGGCAGGCGATCAAATCATCGTTCGTAAAAACATAAACATTTCTATTGCTGTAGCGAGCGAGGATGCTTTATTTGTTCCAGTTATTAAAGATGCTGATCAAAAATCAGTGTACGGCATTGCCAAATCAATTGAAGATTTAGCATACAGAGCGCGAGCAGGTAAGCTAACGATGGATGATATGAGCGGCGGAACCTTTACCGTAAATAATACTGGATCATTTGGTTCTGTGCTGTCACAGCCTATCATCAATGCACCGCAAGCGGCGATTATGAGCGTGGAATCCATCGTGAAACGTCCAGTAGTTATAAACGATATGATTGCTGTTCGTTCCATGGTTAATCTGTGTTTATCTCTTGATCATCGTGTTCTGGATGGGTTAGTATGTGGCCGATTCCTGCAAAGTGTAAAGGCGAAATTGGAAGCCATTGGCCCAGAAACGAAGGTTTACTAACACGAAATAAAATGGAAAAAATGAGGAAGATAGGTAATCTTCCTCATTTTTTTGGTTTTTTTATGTAACTTTTTCACGATTTGTTCGTATTAAATAATGGATACTATTTTAAAATTGCCTTAATGTTATGAACAACTTTGTCTTATTAACATTCTGTTAATGGTACACTGAAAGGGAGAGTTGAATTTATCCAAAGGCAAAAAATCGAGAGTGAACAGGAGGAGAATTATGAATAAACAACTAAAGAGAGGCGCATTCCTACTGCTAGCATCGACTCTAGCAATTACACCTTTGGTCTCTGTTCCGCAGAGTACATACGCAGCTAAGGGTTTGTCTGTTGATGCAAAAGATACGAAAACAGATAAGACAACGACCTACACCCTTGAATTTGAAGCAGAAGATGATCTAAAAAAGGGTGATGAGATCGTTGTAAATTTTGGTACAGATTTTGACTTGAGAGACGTTGATGAAGATTCGATCAAAGTAAATGGAAGCAAGCCAAAAGACGTATCTGTTAGCCGTGGAAAAATCACCATTGAAATCAGTAAGAAAATTGATGATGGTGATGATGTAGAAATTGTTATCAAGGATGTCGGTAACCCTGATGATGACGACGAATATGATATCTCTGTAGATGATGGAGAAGGAAAATCAACAGACTCAATTAAAATCGGGAAAAGTAAAAGCTCTTCTTCCAAAAGCAAAACTGAGAAAAGCGCCTTTTCCGTCGACTTTGGAAGCAAATATCAAGATGAAAAAACATCTCTTGAAATTTCCCGAATTGATTTAAATGACAAGCTAGACGATACAAAGTATGTAGAAGTGACATTCCCTTACTCTAGCATGGTACCTAATAAAATCAGCACAAGTGACGTTGAATTAAATGGATATTCTCCAAAAGACGTTGAGGTATCTGGAAGAACAGTTAAAATTAAGCCTAGCTCGAAAGCGGACGGCGATAAAAGGCTGACGATTAAATTTAACAAAGATGCGGGGATCAGAACCCCTTCTTCTAGTAGCTCTTTTAAAGTAGAAGTTGATTATAGAAATACGACCTACGTTTCAAAAGAATTTGAAATGAAAAAAGGTTCCTCCTCTGTAGATAGTGACTACAGTGTCACTTTATCCGATAACAAAGCAGGAGCTCGCAGTTCTGTGGCAATGGATGTAAGATTAAGGGATGAACTTAGAGGCGGCAATGATATTTATGTAGAATTTCCTACCCAAGATATGGTTCCAGGCTATATTTTTAGCTCATCTGTAACAATCAATGGAACTCCTGCGAGATCTACTGGAGTTTCGGGTCGTACGGTAACCTTGTCAACACCTTATAACTTCTCTAGTACAGATCGTGTACGTATCGAATTTAAAAACGACGCGTTCCTTAAAATGCCTACATCAACAGGCAACTACGATCTGGCTGTAAAATATAGAGATACAACTTATCGTTCTAAATCGTTTACTGTAGCAGCAGGAGGAGTAACACCAACAAATCCGACTAATCCTACGTATCCGACAAACCCAACAAACCCAACTAATCCTACAGTACCTGTGGTTCCTGCTAACAATAGCACAGCGACTGTAGCACTTAGCAAGCCTAATCCAAATGCAATTACTGGTATGACTGTTGGAATTAAGGCGCTAGGCGTTGGTCTTAGCACATCTGATTATATTGAAGTGGTTATGCCAACAACCTTCCGTGTCCCTACGACTATTCCAACAACAGCTGTGACCGTTAATGGCACATATCCAAGCTATGTTGGTACTCGTGGACAAAACTTGGTTATCTACCCATCAGTTAACCTACCTGCAGGTCAAGCAGTAAGCGTAGCAGTAAATGAAAATGCAAAAATCCAAACACCTGGAGCATCTAATATTTACAATGTAGGCGTTTATACATCTGCTGAAAAAAATCCGTTGTTCATTCGTCAAGTAACGGTCGGTGCGCAAAACGGAATCAGCTTTAAAGTAGGTGCAGCATCCTTTAAAACACAAGGAAAAACCTTCCCATTGGCTGTAGCTCCTTACACAGTGAATGGTAATACGATGGTACCAGCTACCTTTGTACGTGATGGGTTGAAAGTAAGCACAACCTACACAAAAGCGGCTGCTACTGTAAAATATGGAAAAACAACAATGAGCTTCAAAGTAGGTTCAAAGGTTGTCAACATCAATGGTAAGAACTATACTCTGCCAACCGCTGTA
The nucleotide sequence above comes from Brevibacillus laterosporus LMG 15441. Encoded proteins:
- a CDS encoding stalk domain-containing protein encodes the protein MNKQLKRGAFLLLASTLAITPLVSVPQSTYAAKGLSVDAKDTKTDKTTTYTLEFEAEDDLKKGDEIVVNFGTDFDLRDVDEDSIKVNGSKPKDVSVSRGKITIEISKKIDDGDDVEIVIKDVGNPDDDDEYDISVDDGEGKSTDSIKIGKSKSSSSKSKTEKSAFSVDFGSKYQDEKTSLEISRIDLNDKLDDTKYVEVTFPYSSMVPNKISTSDVELNGYSPKDVEVSGRTVKIKPSSKADGDKRLTIKFNKDAGIRTPSSSSSFKVEVDYRNTTYVSKEFEMKKGSSSVDSDYSVTLSDNKAGARSSVAMDVRLRDELRGGNDIYVEFPTQDMVPGYIFSSSVTINGTPARSTGVSGRTVTLSTPYNFSSTDRVRIEFKNDAFLKMPTSTGNYDLAVKYRDTTYRSKSFTVAAGGVTPTNPTNPTYPTNPTNPTNPTVPVVPANNSTATVALSKPNPNAITGMTVGIKALGVGLSTSDYIEVVMPTTFRVPTTIPTTAVTVNGTYPSYVGTRGQNLVIYPSVNLPAGQAVSVAVNENAKIQTPGASNIYNVGVYTSAEKNPLFIRQVTVGAQNGISFKVGAASFKTQGKTFPLAVAPYTVNGNTMVPATFVRDGLKVSTTYTKAAATVKYGKTTMSFKVGSKVVNINGKNYTLPTAVQLKNNVPMLPIRTITDNLRFNLAWDNASSSVIIFK